A window of Zingiber officinale cultivar Zhangliang chromosome 5A, Zo_v1.1, whole genome shotgun sequence contains these coding sequences:
- the LOC121982829 gene encoding myb-related protein Hv33-like: MGRHSLSLKQKLRKGLWSPEEDEKLYNHIIKYGVGCWSSVPFHAGLQRCGKSCRLRWINYLRPDVKRGNFSWQEEDLIIRLHEIMGNRWSRIALQLPGRTDNEIKNYWNSHLSKKLLQMGIDQSTHKALTEVGVREEAMNALCSNAKSSSVEESPLLSSLGPFPLLEFPTCSYSMETFNVNIDSRLQQNIGLLGGVLDASDKLGLGNTSSNRSSDRNCNFKLEEMIVVDEAATHLRINEVEAHEYKCNIWQETFNLDFF, translated from the exons ATGGGACGGCATTCCCTCTCTCTCAAGCAGAAACTGAGGAAAGGATTGTGGTCTCCAGAAGAGGATGAGAAACTCTACAACCACATTATTAAATATGGAGTTGGCTGCTGGAGCAGTGTGCC TTTTCATGCAGGATTGCAGCGGTGTGGCAAGAGTTGTAGGCTCAGATGGATCAACTACCTGCGTCCGGATGTCAAAAGAGGGAATTTCTCTTGGCAAGAAGAGGATTTGATCATAAGACTGCATGAAATTATGGGCAACAG ATGGTCACGAATTGCATTGCAGTTGCCCGGAAGAACTGATAACGAGATCAAGAACTACTGGAATTCACATCTAAGTAAGAAGCTCCTACAGATGGGAATTGATCAGAGCACCCACAAGGCACTGACTGAAGTAGGAGTGCGAGAAGAGGCCATGAATGCTCTTTGCTCAAATGCTAAAAGTTCTTCCGTTGAGGAATCACCATTGCTGTCTTCCTTAGGCCCATTCCCATTGCTTGAATTTCCAACATGTTCGTATTCGATGGAGACTTTTAATGTGAATATTGACAGCCGACTCCAGCAGAACATTGGGCTTTTAGGAGGCGTCTTGGATGCCTCAGATAAATTAGGTCTTGGAAACACTTCAAGCAATCGAAGTTCTGATAGGAACTGCAACTTTAAACTAGAAGAGATGATTGTGGTAGATGAAGCAGCTACTCATTTAAGGATTAATGAGGTGGAAGCTCATGAATATAAGTGTAATATCTGGCAGGAGACCTTTAATCTGGATTTCTTCTAG